In the genome of Rhodoplanes sp. Z2-YC6860, one region contains:
- a CDS encoding amidohydrolase family protein produces the protein MIARRAFVTGGSMAAVAVAASGIRIEPSRAQEALNAVPNSVGTEPPRLKAPANAADCHMHTYDPARFAMPPNPRKAPSNATVEHYRLLQKRIGTTRVVIVQPRNYATDNRVTLYAISQLGPNARGVAVVSPSVTDAELKAFNEGGIRGIRFSLADPSSRAVTPDMVEPLAKRVADLGWHVQFNVDGEMIDEMAPMLRRLPTPMVFDHLAHPPLPAGVEHSSHKVVRELIDKGRTWVKLSGAYSNSKAGPPSYPEATRTAQAFVKAAPERLVWGSDWPHPGLPDNNKPNDALLFDLMSEWAPDEVTRNRILVQNPEALYGFGKPA, from the coding sequence ATGATCGCGCGCCGCGCCTTCGTCACCGGAGGCTCGATGGCGGCAGTCGCCGTTGCCGCCTCGGGAATTCGCATCGAGCCAAGCCGTGCCCAAGAAGCGCTGAATGCGGTGCCGAATTCGGTCGGCACCGAGCCGCCCAGGCTTAAGGCGCCGGCCAATGCCGCCGACTGCCACATGCACACCTACGATCCGGCGCGCTTCGCGATGCCGCCCAATCCACGGAAGGCGCCATCGAACGCCACGGTGGAGCACTACCGGCTGCTGCAAAAACGGATCGGCACCACGCGCGTCGTCATCGTGCAGCCGCGCAACTACGCGACCGACAACCGGGTGACGCTCTACGCGATTTCGCAGCTCGGGCCGAATGCGCGCGGGGTTGCCGTGGTGAGCCCGTCGGTCACCGATGCCGAGCTCAAGGCCTTCAACGAAGGCGGCATCCGCGGCATTCGTTTCAGCTTGGCCGATCCAAGCTCTCGCGCGGTGACGCCCGACATGGTCGAGCCGCTGGCGAAGCGCGTCGCGGATCTCGGCTGGCACGTGCAGTTCAACGTCGACGGCGAGATGATCGACGAGATGGCGCCGATGCTGCGCCGGCTGCCGACACCGATGGTGTTCGACCATCTGGCGCATCCGCCGCTGCCGGCCGGCGTCGAGCATTCGTCGCACAAGGTCGTCCGCGAGCTGATCGACAAAGGCCGCACCTGGGTGAAGCTATCCGGCGCCTATTCGAACAGCAAGGCCGGCCCGCCGTCCTATCCGGAAGCGACCAGGACCGCGCAGGCTTTCGTGAAGGCCGCGCCGGAACGCCTGGTGTGGGGCAGCGACTGGCCGCATCCCGGTCTGCCCGACAACAACAAGCCGAACGACGCACTGCTGTTCGATCTGATGAGCGAATGGGCGCCCGACGAGGTCACGCGCAACCGCATCCTGGTGCAAAACCCGGAGGCGCTCTACGGTTTCGGCAAGCCGGCGTAA
- a CDS encoding MmgE/PrpD family protein gives MTQHAQAAEAPKNSQRPLAERLAAYADSLRYEDIDAATIERIKSHVIDTIGCGIAAFDERPVRVCREVALAYAGGVSTVIGTGLRATPDLAAFANSAASRYHDFNDAYVGRFTGHPSDNIAACLAVAEAERASAAELITSIALAYEINCRLIDALDIAARNWDPPVHGLPAVALAAGKLMKLPADKLAQAVNIAINDHIPMGQTRAQTNSDWKGLAAPEAGRNAVFAAVLARGGITGPAPIFEGRKGFFQLVSGPGEVAVDGFGRKGVPFRIHQCGMKPYPAVIYSQTAIAAAIAVAKEVGDLERISAIEIATTKRGYEQTGRDPEKWTPENRDTADHSLPYITARAMFEGDIDNDSYEHAKIHDPRTLAFMRKIKVSEDPALTARTGPSTVPTRTTAILIDGQRITREVDDVPGFVGRPMGRADVEHKFRSNIGRRWPKQKTDAVLKALWALDETRDLSVLLGMLSLQA, from the coding sequence ATGACACAACACGCTCAAGCTGCCGAAGCGCCGAAAAACTCGCAACGTCCGCTGGCCGAACGGCTTGCCGCTTATGCTGACAGTCTGCGCTACGAGGATATCGATGCCGCGACCATCGAGCGGATCAAGTCGCACGTCATCGATACGATCGGTTGCGGCATCGCAGCCTTCGACGAGCGGCCGGTGCGGGTGTGCCGCGAGGTGGCGTTGGCTTATGCGGGCGGCGTCTCGACGGTCATCGGCACCGGCCTGCGCGCCACGCCTGATCTTGCTGCCTTCGCCAACAGTGCGGCGTCGCGCTATCACGACTTCAACGATGCCTATGTCGGGCGTTTTACCGGCCATCCGAGCGACAACATCGCGGCCTGTCTCGCGGTCGCGGAGGCCGAGCGGGCGAGCGCCGCGGAGCTCATCACGTCGATCGCGCTCGCCTACGAGATCAACTGCCGGCTGATCGACGCCCTGGACATCGCGGCGCGCAACTGGGATCCCCCAGTGCACGGCCTGCCGGCGGTGGCGCTCGCGGCCGGCAAACTGATGAAGCTGCCGGCCGACAAGCTCGCGCAGGCTGTCAACATCGCGATCAACGATCACATCCCGATGGGGCAGACCCGCGCGCAGACCAATTCGGACTGGAAGGGACTGGCCGCGCCCGAAGCCGGGCGCAACGCCGTGTTCGCGGCCGTGCTGGCGCGCGGCGGCATCACGGGGCCGGCGCCGATCTTCGAGGGCCGGAAGGGCTTCTTCCAGCTCGTGTCGGGACCGGGCGAGGTGGCGGTCGATGGCTTCGGCAGGAAGGGCGTGCCATTTCGGATCCATCAGTGCGGCATGAAGCCCTATCCGGCAGTGATCTACTCCCAGACCGCGATCGCGGCTGCGATCGCGGTCGCCAAGGAGGTCGGCGATCTCGAGCGGATCAGCGCGATCGAGATCGCGACGACCAAACGCGGCTACGAGCAGACCGGGCGCGATCCCGAGAAATGGACGCCGGAGAACCGCGACACCGCCGATCACAGCCTGCCTTACATCACGGCGCGGGCGATGTTCGAGGGCGACATCGACAACGACAGCTACGAGCATGCGAAGATTCACGATCCGCGGACGCTCGCCTTCATGCGCAAGATCAAGGTGAGCGAGGACCCGGCGCTGACGGCGCGCACCGGCCCGTCGACGGTGCCGACGCGGACCACCGCGATCCTGATCGACGGGCAGCGCATCACCCGCGAAGTCGACGACGTGCCGGGCTTTGTCGGCAGGCCGATGGGCCGCGCCGACGTCGAGCACAAATTCCGCAGCAATATCGGCAGGCGGTGGCCGAAGCAGAAGACCGACGCCGTGTTGAAGGCGCTGTGGGCTCTCGACGAGACCAGGGACCTTTCGGTCTTGCTGGGGATGCTTTCGCTGCAGGCGTGA
- a CDS encoding FecR family protein: protein MQRREFITLLGCAAGWQLSWPFQARAQTLASPTQATDNQVGQVATLQGSATVTRNNAAAVALKVSDPVYRRDVLQAGANSLLSVTFDDETTLNLNANARLTVDNFVYQEGGGSNAALFNVIRGTVAFVAGQAAKTGDMKFTTATASLGIRGTTGVIEVPDGAAGGTTEPRIKLYPDADGRVGRIEVFDRQGGRLGTLTQGASAFALRPGLGGRIAAVPFQIPPQEAARDRSVVQRLFASHNVGRQMAIQRRQQRRQNQPRQNNQRPNQQRPGGPQQQNRNPRQQPFQQQPRQPRERPPRGNRRGPNRP, encoded by the coding sequence ATGCAGCGCCGTGAATTCATCACGCTTCTTGGCTGCGCGGCTGGCTGGCAGCTTTCTTGGCCGTTTCAGGCGCGCGCGCAAACGTTGGCGAGCCCTACCCAGGCAACCGACAATCAAGTCGGCCAGGTTGCGACCCTGCAAGGCAGCGCAACCGTAACCCGTAACAATGCTGCGGCCGTTGCTCTGAAGGTCAGCGATCCGGTCTACAGGCGCGACGTGCTGCAAGCCGGTGCGAATTCGCTGCTCAGCGTCACCTTCGATGACGAGACGACCTTGAACCTCAACGCCAACGCCCGGCTGACGGTGGACAATTTCGTCTACCAGGAGGGCGGCGGGTCGAACGCGGCGCTGTTCAACGTCATTCGCGGGACCGTGGCCTTCGTGGCCGGTCAGGCCGCCAAGACCGGCGACATGAAATTCACCACCGCGACCGCGTCGCTCGGCATCCGCGGCACCACCGGCGTGATCGAGGTGCCAGACGGGGCCGCAGGCGGCACGACCGAGCCCAGGATCAAGCTTTATCCGGACGCCGACGGCCGCGTCGGCCGCATCGAGGTGTTCGACCGGCAAGGTGGCAGGCTCGGCACGCTCACGCAGGGTGCGAGTGCATTTGCGCTGCGGCCCGGCCTGGGTGGACGGATCGCTGCCGTGCCGTTCCAGATTCCGCCGCAGGAGGCCGCACGCGACCGTAGCGTCGTGCAGCGGCTGTTCGCTTCGCACAATGTCGGCCGCCAGATGGCGATCCAGCGGCGGCAGCAGCGCCGTCAGAACCAGCCACGGCAGAACAACCAGCGGCCCAACCAACAGCGGCCCGGCGGCCCGCAACAACAGAACCGCAATCCGCGGCAGCAGCCGTTCCAGCAGCAACCCCGGCAGCCGCGCGAACGGCCGCCGCGAGGCAACCGGCGCGGTCCGAACAGGCCGTAG
- a CDS encoding FAD-dependent oxidoreductase — protein MTTERAILIAGGGPVGFITALALARQGLPVHLFEAEPRINDMPRAATTHAATLEMLAGLGMVDEVIERGYVEPLFRIWDRQSKQLIAEFDFGLLKDETPYPFAVQCEQHKLAGMAQRRLRDYPNATVEFSARVTSMEQFADHVEITVDSAEGTRKIAGSYLIGNDGGRSTVRKALGIEFSGYTHPERFMILTTTEDLGLIYPGCTRNYVTDPGAWFSVFKVSGDERGPLWRVLSATKIEQTDEELMNPDATEKRLQAFMPKATPYDVVHRNLYNVHQRVAASFRKGRVFLAGDSAHVNNPLGGLGLNFGIHDAVELTTLLGRVIRREAREDVLDQYDLHRRPLNIEFVQQQTIANKRRMDEKDPVARQKEQEQLRRTADDPALHRAYVRKASLIESVKKRDAVAA, from the coding sequence ATGACAACGGAACGTGCCATTCTCATCGCCGGCGGCGGCCCGGTCGGTTTCATCACCGCGCTGGCGCTGGCGCGCCAGGGCCTGCCGGTCCACCTGTTCGAGGCCGAGCCTCGCATCAACGACATGCCACGCGCCGCCACCACGCATGCCGCGACCCTGGAAATGCTCGCGGGCCTCGGCATGGTCGACGAGGTGATCGAGCGCGGCTATGTCGAGCCGCTGTTCCGCATCTGGGACCGGCAGTCCAAGCAGCTGATCGCCGAGTTCGACTTCGGCCTCCTCAAGGACGAGACGCCCTACCCGTTCGCGGTGCAATGCGAGCAGCACAAGCTCGCCGGCATGGCGCAGCGGCGGCTGCGCGACTATCCGAACGCCACTGTCGAGTTCTCGGCCCGCGTCACCTCGATGGAGCAATTCGCCGACCACGTCGAGATCACCGTCGACAGCGCCGAGGGCACCCGCAAGATCGCAGGCAGCTATCTGATCGGCAATGACGGCGGCCGCTCCACCGTGCGCAAGGCGCTCGGCATCGAGTTCTCCGGCTACACGCATCCCGAGCGGTTCATGATCCTGACCACGACCGAGGATCTCGGACTCATCTATCCGGGCTGCACGCGCAACTACGTGACCGATCCGGGCGCCTGGTTCTCGGTGTTCAAAGTGAGCGGCGACGAGCGCGGTCCCCTCTGGCGCGTGCTGTCGGCGACGAAGATCGAGCAGACCGACGAAGAGCTGATGAATCCCGACGCGACCGAGAAGCGGCTGCAGGCCTTCATGCCGAAGGCCACGCCTTACGATGTCGTGCACCGCAATCTCTACAACGTGCATCAGCGCGTCGCGGCGAGCTTCCGCAAGGGCCGGGTGTTCCTCGCGGGCGATTCCGCTCACGTGAACAATCCGCTCGGCGGGCTCGGACTCAACTTCGGCATCCACGATGCCGTCGAGCTGACCACGCTGCTGGGCCGCGTCATCCGCCGCGAAGCGCGCGAGGACGTTCTCGATCAGTACGACCTGCACCGCCGCCCGCTGAACATCGAGTTCGTCCAGCAGCAGACCATCGCCAACAAGAGGCGCATGGACGAGAAGGACCCGGTGGCGCGCCAAAAGGAGCAGGAACAGCTGCGCCGCACCGCTGACGATCCGGCCTTGCACCGGGCCTATGTGCGCAAAGCCTCGCTGATCGAAAGCGTCAAGAAGCGCGACGCGGTCGCGGCCTGA
- a CDS encoding Bug family tripartite tricarboxylate transporter substrate binding protein — protein sequence MRKFGMICRFGLLLMLASAALAGPAAAEDWPSKPVRIIVPYAAGGNSDSMARLAAQRLSEALGQQFIVENRIGANGSIAADTVTRAEPDGYTLLWGVQPAVTVAPALTKVNFDPIKDFTPISVVGTNPFVLVVNKDIPAKTLSEFVAWVKSQPKTLSYAEGSYGSITHLSMVLFLNRAGLQMTNVSYRGNAPALTDVIAGHLPAMFSNLSDALPHAQSGAIRTLAVSSAARVPQLPDVPTVAEAGYPGYKVLTWNGLLASAATPKPVVHKIAAEMAKACKDPKFIERLSTLGADPSCITPAEFAELVAADLKQWSEVVTTAGLKQQ from the coding sequence ATGAGAAAATTCGGAATGATCTGCCGCTTTGGCCTGCTCCTGATGCTGGCATCCGCTGCATTGGCCGGCCCGGCAGCCGCGGAGGATTGGCCCTCGAAGCCCGTCCGCATCATCGTGCCCTACGCGGCGGGCGGCAACTCCGACAGCATGGCGCGGCTCGCCGCGCAGCGCCTCTCCGAAGCGCTCGGCCAGCAGTTCATCGTCGAGAACCGGATCGGGGCCAACGGCTCCATCGCGGCGGACACGGTCACCCGGGCGGAGCCCGACGGCTATACGCTGCTCTGGGGCGTGCAGCCTGCGGTGACGGTGGCGCCCGCGCTGACCAAGGTGAATTTCGATCCGATCAAGGATTTCACGCCGATCAGCGTGGTCGGCACCAATCCGTTCGTGCTTGTGGTCAACAAGGACATCCCGGCCAAGACCCTTTCTGAGTTTGTCGCCTGGGTGAAGTCGCAGCCCAAGACGCTGTCCTATGCCGAGGGCAGCTACGGCAGCATCACGCATCTCTCGATGGTGCTGTTCCTCAATCGCGCCGGGTTGCAAATGACCAATGTCAGCTACCGCGGCAACGCGCCGGCACTGACCGACGTCATCGCCGGCCACCTGCCGGCCATGTTCTCGAACCTGTCCGACGCACTGCCGCACGCCCAGAGCGGCGCGATCCGGACCCTCGCGGTATCGAGCGCCGCCCGCGTGCCGCAACTGCCGGATGTCCCGACCGTCGCCGAGGCCGGCTATCCGGGCTACAAGGTTCTCACCTGGAACGGGCTGTTGGCGTCGGCCGCCACGCCCAAGCCGGTCGTTCATAAAATCGCGGCCGAAATGGCCAAGGCCTGCAAGGACCCCAAATTTATCGAGCGGCTGTCGACCCTTGGCGCAGACCCGTCATGCATCACGCCGGCTGAGTTTGCCGAACTGGTGGCCGCCGATCTAAAACAATGGTCCGAGGTGGTCACGACCGCCGGTCTCAAGCAGCAATAA